DNA sequence from the Nicotiana tomentosiformis chromosome 3, ASM39032v3, whole genome shotgun sequence genome:
aattctgtcggttCCATTCTATAGGGTGattagatataggatgcgtgtctggcatcacatcaatcccaaaatcaacccCCCTGTCTGGTGGGgccccagggagttcatccggaaatactcccaaaaattcattcacaacaggcacaggcTCAAGTGTATATGCCTCAGTATAGGtatccgtaactcggaccaaatagtaaatacatcccttattgatcatcttggtggccttaaggtaggaaataaacctaccctttggcaccacatcatcACCCCTCCACTCAATAACTGAcgcatttggaaattcgaacctaacagttatGGTT
Encoded proteins:
- the LOC138908052 gene encoding uncharacterized protein; the encoded protein is MVDFDVKMGMDWLYSYFSKLDCRTITVRFEFPNASVIEWRGDDVVPKGRFISYLKATKMINKGCIYYLVRVTDTYTEAYTLEPVPVVNEFLGVFPDELPGAPPDRGVDFGIDVMPDTHPISNHPIEWNRQN